Proteins encoded together in one Syntrophorhabdaceae bacterium window:
- the ispH gene encoding 4-hydroxy-3-methylbut-2-enyl diphosphate reductase — MIEVIKTKDIGFCFGVKRAINMVLKEAQEGEKNIYTIGPIIHNPQMVEMLKEKGIKPVDDIREIENGVVVFRTHGIKKEDEDYIKNMGLRYIDATCPFVKKVRRYAIMLKKKGYRVVIVGEKEHPEVKSVLSYLDNDGIVLQKSDSIDAKRIGVVSQTTLEKDFLMDLVAGLLKDAEELRVYNTICASTSKRKQETSRLAEKVDMMLIVGGKNSSNTTKLYELARRIQPRTYHIETEKDLAPEWFKGIKRVGITGGASTPDFIIDTVERQVKKF, encoded by the coding sequence ATGATAGAGGTCATTAAGACAAAAGACATAGGGTTCTGTTTTGGCGTTAAAAGGGCTATAAATATGGTCCTTAAAGAGGCACAGGAAGGTGAAAAAAATATATATACCATAGGCCCTATCATCCATAACCCTCAGATGGTAGAGATGCTCAAAGAAAAAGGTATAAAACCTGTGGATGACATAAGGGAGATAGAAAATGGTGTAGTGGTTTTTAGAACCCATGGCATAAAAAAAGAGGATGAGGATTATATAAAAAACATGGGTTTGAGGTATATAGATGCCACATGTCCTTTTGTTAAAAAGGTGAGAAGATACGCAATAATGTTGAAAAAAAAGGGTTACCGGGTAGTCATAGTGGGCGAGAAGGAACACCCTGAGGTTAAAAGTGTATTGAGTTATTTGGATAATGATGGTATTGTATTACAGAAATCTGATTCTATTGATGCCAAACGTATTGGTGTCGTGAGTCAGACAACCCTGGAGAAGGATTTTTTGATGGATTTAGTGGCTGGTTTACTGAAGGACGCTGAAGAACTCAGGGTCTATAATACTATATGTGCAAGCACATCCAAGAGAAAGCAGGAGACATCAAGACTCGCTGAAAAGGTGGATATGATGTTAATAGTGGGGGGCAAGAATAGTTCCAATACAACAAAGTTGTATGAGCTTGCCAGAAGGATTCAGCCAAGGACTTATCATATAGAGACAGAAAAGGATTTAGCGCCTGAATGGTTTAAAGGTATAAAGCGCGTGGGTATTACAGGAGGTGCATCAACTCCTGATTTTATCATAGATACGGTAGAGCGGCAGGTAAAAAAATTTTAG
- the cmk gene encoding (d)CMP kinase codes for MKRGLIITIDGPSGAGKSTIAKLLAKRLGYIYIDSGAMYRGVACAAKRHNITSPEETGFDEFLHSLNIKFNFKDKTEVFLDGEDISEEIRMPDISMLASRLSQNKKVREFLTEKQREIGREGGVVLEGRDAGSVVFPHADIKFYLDASSNERAKRRFLELSQKGVGSPLTKVKEEMEIRDRDDSKRDIAPLIMPEGAVYIDTTNLEIDAVIEKILNYTGKIS; via the coding sequence ATGAAAAGAGGACTGATCATTACAATAGATGGACCAAGTGGTGCAGGTAAGAGCACCATTGCAAAACTCTTAGCAAAAAGACTCGGCTATATCTATATAGATTCAGGTGCCATGTATAGGGGTGTTGCCTGTGCTGCCAAAAGACATAATATTACAAGCCCAGAAGAAACCGGCTTTGATGAATTCCTCCACAGCCTAAACATAAAATTCAACTTCAAAGATAAAACAGAGGTTTTTTTAGATGGTGAGGATATAAGTGAAGAAATAAGGATGCCAGATATCTCCATGCTTGCTTCAAGACTATCGCAGAATAAAAAGGTAAGGGAATTCCTTACAGAAAAACAAAGGGAGATTGGAAGAGAAGGTGGGGTGGTCCTGGAAGGAAGAGATGCAGGGAGTGTTGTGTTTCCCCATGCAGATATAAAGTTCTATCTGGATGCATCAAGTAATGAAAGGGCAAAGAGGAGGTTTTTAGAGTTATCACAAAAGGGAGTAGGATCTCCGCTCACAAAAGTGAAAGAAGAGATGGAGATAAGGGATAGGGATGATTCTAAAAGAGATATCGCACCCCTTATCATGCCAGAGGGTGCTGTTTATATCGATACCACTAACCTTGAAATAGATGCAGTTATAGAGAAGATTTTAAACTATACAGGAAAGATATCATGA
- the hisC gene encoding histidinol-phosphate transaminase, producing the protein MKFEIGKDIKDIPYYPRAMKYGGEGGLIRLASNENPFPPSQKALNAILDNIFNITRYPGGESGLKELIGKRFGISGGNVVLGNGSDEIIEMILKAARIKHRDRVIITDPAFAYYSIASKVFNYDLVRIPLKDMKTDLKGIKDAVDERTRVIFLNNPLNPTGTIFNQKEFEEFLEGLPNHILVAVDEAYAEFAEDTNFPDSVRFIDDHPVLVLRTFSKAYALAGLRIGYCLGEETLISYLERTRQPFSINTVALAAAEAVLMDTGFVNAVLENNKNGKIFYYDALKELSIEFVPTEANFILIRLGKDAEGITKRLFEEDILVRWMGAYNLPEYIRVTIGRMDENRRFIDVLRRLMNR; encoded by the coding sequence ATGAAGTTTGAAATAGGCAAAGATATAAAAGATATACCTTATTACCCAAGGGCAATGAAATACGGCGGTGAAGGTGGGCTTATAAGGCTTGCATCCAATGAAAATCCCTTCCCTCCATCCCAGAAGGCACTGAATGCCATCCTTGATAATATATTTAATATTACCCGATATCCCGGTGGTGAGTCAGGGCTAAAAGAGCTAATAGGTAAAAGATTCGGCATATCAGGGGGCAATGTTGTTCTCGGTAATGGCTCTGACGAGATCATAGAAATGATATTGAAGGCAGCAAGGATAAAGCACAGGGACAGAGTTATCATTACAGACCCTGCCTTTGCATATTATAGTATTGCATCCAAGGTCTTTAATTATGACTTGGTAAGGATACCCCTTAAGGACATGAAGACTGACCTAAAAGGGATAAAGGATGCTGTAGATGAAAGGACACGGGTGATATTCTTGAACAACCCCCTTAATCCTACAGGCACTATATTTAATCAAAAAGAATTTGAAGAATTTTTGGAAGGCCTGCCTAATCATATACTTGTGGCAGTGGATGAGGCATATGCCGAATTTGCAGAGGATACCAATTTTCCTGATTCTGTAAGATTTATAGACGATCACCCTGTCCTTGTGCTGAGAACGTTCTCCAAGGCATATGCGCTGGCAGGACTGAGGATTGGTTATTGCCTGGGAGAAGAAACCCTCATATCCTATCTTGAAAGGACAAGACAGCCGTTTAGCATCAATACCGTTGCCCTTGCTGCAGCAGAGGCAGTGCTTATGGATACAGGATTTGTCAATGCAGTCCTTGAAAATAACAAGAATGGTAAGATATTTTATTATGACGCCTTAAAAGAACTCTCTATTGAGTTTGTCCCCACAGAGGCGAATTTTATCCTCATAAGGCTCGGGAAAGATGCAGAAGGGATAACAAAAAGGCTCTTTGAGGAAGATATCCTTGTGAGGTGGATGGGTGCATATAACCTCCCTGAATATATAAGGGTAACCATAGGGAGGATGGATGAAAACAGAAGATTTATAGATGTGTTGAGGAGGTTGATGAATAGATAA
- a CDS encoding histidinol phosphate phosphatase domain-containing protein → MIDLHTHSLLSDGELLPSELARRAKVKGYTIIGISDHVDGTNLEYVATSIIRLTKRSGFYNEILIVPGVELTHVPPGMIKDMIKEARRLGIYYVVVHGETIAEPVEEGTNREAIEAGADILAHPGLISEEDMALAASRGVLMEITARKGHSLTNGHVAALAKKTGARLVLDTDSHSPSDLITDEDGAKIVRGAGLGAHDFYIMQKNAEDFVKRIMKK, encoded by the coding sequence ATGATTGACCTACATACACATTCTTTACTGAGCGATGGAGAGCTTTTGCCTTCAGAACTGGCAAGGAGGGCAAAGGTCAAGGGATACACAATTATTGGTATCTCAGACCATGTGGATGGAACTAACCTTGAGTATGTAGCCACTTCAATAATCAGGCTTACCAAGAGGTCAGGCTTTTATAATGAAATCTTGATTGTCCCCGGCGTAGAACTTACCCATGTCCCTCCAGGCATGATAAAGGATATGATAAAAGAGGCAAGAAGGCTGGGCATCTATTATGTGGTTGTCCATGGAGAGACCATTGCAGAACCTGTTGAAGAAGGGACGAACAGAGAGGCTATAGAGGCAGGGGCAGATATCCTTGCCCATCCTGGACTCATAAGTGAAGAAGATATGGCGCTGGCTGCCAGTAGGGGTGTTCTTATGGAGATAACTGCAAGAAAGGGTCATTCCCTTACAAATGGTCATGTGGCAGCGCTGGCAAAAAAAACAGGGGCAAGGCTCGTGCTTGATACAGATTCCCATAGTCCATCAGACCTAATAACAGATGAAGACGGGGCAAAGATAGTAAGGGGTGCAGGGCTTGGTGCCCATGACTTTTATATTATGCAGAAGAATGCCGAAGATTTTGTAAAAAGGATTATGAAAAAATAA
- a CDS encoding bifunctional nuclease family protein has product MLKEMKVAGITVDPFTNTPIVLLKDLEDKDVLPIWIGLLEASSIATALENIQTPRPMTHDLLKNILDTLGVKIVKIEVNDLRDNTYYALIHMNVNDKRLTIDSRPSDAIAIAIRTGAPIFVEESVIKKSSKADISKKGDKVVTDSNEWEDILENLSSDDFGKYKM; this is encoded by the coding sequence ATGTTAAAAGAGATGAAGGTTGCAGGGATAACAGTTGACCCTTTTACCAATACGCCTATAGTGCTCCTTAAGGACCTGGAGGACAAGGATGTGCTTCCCATATGGATAGGACTTCTTGAAGCATCAAGCATTGCCACGGCCCTTGAGAATATACAGACGCCAAGACCCATGACACATGACCTTTTAAAAAATATCCTGGATACCCTTGGTGTAAAGATCGTAAAGATAGAGGTAAATGATTTAAGAGACAACACCTATTATGCATTGATACATATGAATGTAAATGATAAGAGGCTCACCATAGATTCACGTCCCAGCGATGCCATAGCTATTGCCATAAGGACTGGGGCCCCTATCTTTGTGGAAGAGAGTGTAATAAAAAAGTCATCCAAGGCAGATATCTCTAAAAAAGGGGATAAGGTTGTTACAGACAGCAATGAATGGGAGGATATACTGGAAAACCTCTCTTCTGATGATTTTGGTAAATATAAGATGTGA
- the miaB gene encoding tRNA (N6-isopentenyl adenosine(37)-C2)-methylthiotransferase MiaB, with translation MRFYIETFGCQMNEHDSEKMSHLLRINGFTPAKGIEDTNLVIVNTCSVREKAEQKFYSYLGRLKRIKDKRGIIIGVAGCIAQQEKDTLKEKLPFIDFAIGPSNIHSIVDAVNSSGKGIFFSDFSNNGCVDPLFIKPEPSESSVRAYVTIMKGCNNFCTYCIVPYVRGREFSRNSQDIIDEVYNLAKRGIKEIVLLGQNVNSYNKGSNDLSFPALLKKVNEVEGIERIRFVTSHPRDLSNELIDCFAELDKLCEQIHLPFQSGSDKILKLMNRGYTISEYMENIEKLRRVCPHIAITADCIVGFPGEDADAFMETVELVKKVEFDGIFSFAYSKRKNTTASNYNGQVPREEALKRLGYLQGVQKAITLKKNQATEGMVFDVLVEGKSKNSKDDLTGRTRQNKVVNFRGSDDMIGSLVKVKVLKGYANSLRGERI, from the coding sequence ATGAGGTTTTACATAGAGACATTTGGATGTCAGATGAATGAACATGATTCGGAGAAGATGAGCCATCTTCTCCGAATCAATGGTTTTACGCCTGCCAAAGGTATAGAAGATACTAACCTGGTCATTGTAAATACCTGCTCTGTCCGTGAGAAGGCAGAACAAAAATTCTATAGCTATTTAGGGAGATTAAAGCGTATTAAGGACAAAAGAGGTATCATAATAGGTGTTGCAGGTTGTATTGCCCAGCAAGAAAAGGACACACTAAAAGAAAAACTACCTTTTATTGATTTTGCCATAGGTCCGTCTAATATCCATAGTATAGTAGATGCTGTAAATAGTTCAGGCAAAGGCATATTCTTCTCAGACTTTTCTAATAATGGCTGTGTTGATCCATTATTTATAAAGCCTGAACCAAGTGAATCGAGTGTAAGGGCATATGTGACCATAATGAAGGGATGTAATAACTTCTGCACCTATTGTATAGTCCCTTATGTGAGGGGAAGGGAATTTAGTAGAAACAGCCAGGATATCATAGATGAGGTATATAATCTTGCAAAAAGAGGAATCAAAGAGATAGTTTTGCTGGGACAGAATGTAAATTCCTATAATAAAGGCAGCAATGATCTATCCTTTCCGGCACTATTGAAAAAGGTTAATGAGGTGGAAGGTATAGAGCGTATAAGGTTTGTTACATCCCATCCAAGGGATCTATCCAATGAGCTTATAGATTGTTTTGCTGAACTTGATAAACTCTGTGAGCAGATCCATCTACCCTTCCAATCAGGTTCAGACAAGATCCTAAAGCTCATGAACAGGGGATATACGATCTCTGAATATATGGAGAATATAGAGAAATTAAGACGGGTCTGTCCTCATATTGCCATTACAGCAGACTGCATTGTGGGGTTTCCTGGCGAGGACGCCGATGCATTTATGGAGACCGTAGAACTTGTAAAAAAGGTGGAATTTGATGGCATTTTCTCCTTTGCCTATTCAAAAAGAAAGAATACTACTGCATCAAATTACAATGGCCAAGTCCCCAGGGAGGAGGCACTAAAAAGACTCGGTTACCTTCAAGGTGTCCAGAAGGCAATCACTCTAAAGAAAAATCAGGCAACAGAGGGCATGGTGTTTGATGTCCTTGTGGAAGGGAAGAGTAAAAATTCCAAGGATGACCTTACAGGGAGGACAAGACAAAACAAAGTGGTTAATTTCAGAGGATCTGATGATATGATCGGTAGCTTGGTTAAGGTTAAGGTATTAAAGGGTTATGCCAATTCCCTCAGGGGAGAGAGGATATGA
- the fbp gene encoding fructose-1,6-bisphosphate aldolase/phosphatase, with amino-acid sequence MKTTISVIKADIGSIGGHIRPSQRLLKRVAEYIEDEGKELVHDFFVSHTGDDVAILFTHTKGVGSEEVHKLAWDAFVAGTTIAKEQGLYGAGQDLLKDAFSGNVKGMGPAVAEMEIEERPNEPFLFFAADKTDPGAYNLPLYLGFADPMYNSGLILSPNMEKGFTFHIMDVNYTEGDRVIELNTPEDQYDIAALLRDNERFVVESIYSRTTGEIAAVVSTTRLHNIAGKYTGKDDPVMLVRVQGAFPATGEVLAPFNIGHYVAGFMRGSHTGPLMPVKMNSPVSYFDGPPVVACMAFCVHKGKLTEPADAFDHPYWDYVRANVSRKATELRQQGFSGMAMLPYSELEYGGIVQKMKKLDPKFKIKGK; translated from the coding sequence ATGAAAACAACTATTTCAGTTATCAAGGCAGATATTGGCAGTATTGGGGGACATATAAGACCGAGCCAGAGGCTTTTAAAGAGGGTGGCAGAATATATCGAGGATGAAGGCAAGGAACTTGTCCATGACTTTTTTGTTTCTCACACAGGTGATGATGTGGCAATACTCTTTACCCATACAAAGGGTGTAGGCAGCGAGGAGGTTCATAAACTTGCTTGGGATGCCTTTGTGGCAGGCACTACTATTGCTAAAGAGCAGGGTCTATATGGTGCAGGTCAGGATCTTTTAAAGGATGCATTTTCAGGCAATGTAAAGGGTATGGGTCCTGCAGTGGCAGAGATGGAGATTGAAGAAAGACCCAATGAGCCATTTCTTTTCTTTGCTGCTGACAAGACCGATCCCGGTGCATACAACCTTCCTCTTTATCTCGGTTTTGCAGATCCCATGTATAACTCAGGCTTGATACTATCACCAAATATGGAAAAGGGTTTTACCTTTCACATAATGGATGTAAATTACACTGAAGGCGACAGGGTGATAGAACTCAATACACCTGAAGACCAATATGATATAGCAGCATTACTCAGGGACAATGAGAGATTTGTAGTAGAGTCTATTTATTCAAGGACCACAGGTGAGATAGCAGCAGTGGTAAGCACCACAAGGCTCCATAACATTGCAGGCAAATACACAGGCAAAGATGACCCTGTCATGCTCGTTCGTGTTCAGGGGGCATTCCCGGCAACAGGCGAGGTCCTGGCACCTTTCAATATTGGTCATTATGTAGCAGGTTTTATGAGGGGTAGTCATACAGGACCACTTATGCCTGTCAAGATGAATTCACCGGTCTCATATTTTGATGGCCCTCCTGTTGTGGCATGTATGGCATTCTGTGTCCACAAAGGAAAACTTACAGAACCTGCAGATGCATTCGACCATCCATACTGGGATTATGTAAGGGCAAATGTATCAAGGAAGGCAACAGAATTAAGGCAGCAGGGTTTCTCGGGTATGGCAATGCTCCCTTATTCAGAGCTTGAATATGGCGGAATCGTTCAGAAGATGAAGAAGCTGGATCCGAAATTCAAGATAAAAGGCAAATAG
- the surE gene encoding 5'/3'-nucleotidase SurE, translating to MLVLLSNDDGIHSEGLICLRDNLKREHQVYTVAPEKERTCIGHAVTLHKPLRIKEISEYTYTTNGTPADCILLGVYKILPRRPDMVISGINKGPNMGQDVNYSGTVAAAKEGAFLGIPSMAVSIAAIDNFYFNDAVNILSKIIMLVSKKVIAFEHAFLNINIPNIPSDKIKGFMVTRLGKRIYNDIITERVDPRGKKYYWIGGNIDRYHNDEGTDFFAVEHGYVSITPLGLDATYINFIDVLKNIFKEGL from the coding sequence TTGCTTGTTCTTTTGTCTAATGATGATGGAATCCATTCTGAAGGGCTCATTTGCCTGAGAGATAATCTTAAAAGAGAGCATCAAGTATATACAGTAGCACCTGAAAAAGAGAGAACCTGTATAGGACATGCAGTTACCCTTCATAAACCCTTAAGGATAAAAGAGATATCTGAATATACATATACTACCAATGGGACACCGGCAGACTGCATACTCCTTGGTGTCTATAAGATCCTACCAAGGAGACCTGATATGGTTATATCAGGTATTAACAAAGGTCCAAACATGGGGCAGGATGTGAATTATTCAGGGACAGTGGCAGCGGCCAAAGAGGGTGCATTTCTTGGTATACCTTCTATGGCAGTTTCTATTGCGGCAATAGATAACTTTTATTTTAATGATGCCGTGAATATATTAAGTAAGATAATTATGCTCGTATCCAAAAAAGTGATAGCCTTTGAACATGCATTCCTGAATATAAATATCCCCAATATACCTTCTGACAAAATAAAGGGTTTTATGGTGACAAGACTCGGGAAAAGGATATATAATGATATAATTACAGAAAGGGTTGATCCCAGGGGGAAAAAATATTACTGGATAGGCGGAAATATTGACAGGTATCATAATGATGAGGGGACTGATTTTTTTGCTGTAGAGCATGGCTATGTATCTATCACGCCATTAGGACTTGACGCAACATATATTAATTTTATAGATGTATTAAAAAATATATTTAAGGAGGGTTTATGA
- the panB gene encoding 3-methyl-2-oxobutanoate hydroxymethyltransferase, with protein sequence MERITVPVIKERKSGEKITMLTAYDFIFAGILDKEGIDIILVGDSVGTTLLGYPNTIPVTIEEMIHHTKAVVKGTKNALVVIDMPFMSYQEGIEQARRNAGRMMKETLAGAVKLEGGMNMKDTIKALVDIDIPVMGHVGLTPQSIHRMGGYKVQGKGKDAERLINDAIAVEEAGAFSIVLECVPRELAKEITGMLKIPTIGIGAGPNCDGQVLVIYDLLGLSGEFRPKFVKRYLDMREEIAKGVREYIDEVKTGVFPDDSHSFH encoded by the coding sequence ATGGAGAGGATAACGGTTCCTGTTATAAAAGAGAGAAAGTCAGGCGAAAAGATAACTATGCTCACTGCCTATGATTTTATATTCGCCGGCATATTGGATAAAGAAGGTATAGACATAATCCTTGTGGGAGACTCAGTAGGGACAACGCTTTTAGGATATCCAAATACAATTCCAGTGACAATAGAAGAGATGATACATCACACAAAGGCGGTTGTAAAAGGCACAAAAAATGCCCTTGTGGTAATAGATATGCCTTTTATGTCCTATCAGGAGGGGATTGAACAGGCAAGAAGAAATGCAGGCAGGATGATGAAAGAGACCCTGGCAGGGGCTGTAAAACTCGAGGGCGGGATGAATATGAAAGACACCATAAAAGCCCTTGTTGATATAGATATACCTGTTATGGGGCATGTTGGGCTTACACCACAGTCTATCCACAGGATGGGAGGCTATAAGGTTCAGGGAAAGGGCAAGGATGCAGAGAGGCTTATAAATGATGCCATTGCCGTGGAAGAGGCTGGGGCATTCTCTATTGTCCTTGAGTGTGTCCCCAGGGAACTGGCAAAGGAGATTACAGGGATGCTAAAGATACCCACCATAGGCATAGGAGCAGGCCCTAATTGTGATGGACAGGTCCTTGTCATTTATGACCTTTTAGGTCTATCCGGTGAATTCAGGCCTAAATTCGTAAAAAGATACCTTGACATGAGGGAAGAGATAGCAAAGGGTGTAAGAGAATATATAGATGAGGTAAAAACGGGTGTATTCCCTGATGATAGCCATTCATTTCATTGA
- the panC gene encoding pantoate--beta-alanine ligase, with protein sequence MKIIKTVKEMQSQADDIRRENRKIGFVPTMGYLHEGHLALVKKAREISDVVVVSIFVNPTQFGPTEDLDKYPRDFERDRALLESEKTDIIFFPDANEMYPQGYSTYVQVRGLEDYLCGMTRKGHFIGVATVVAKLFNIVKPHYAVFGMKDFQQLKIIERMVKDLNMDLEIIPYPTVREKDGLAMSSRNTYLNPQEREKALIIYKSIETLKEMFKQGVRDADTLKKKAKEMIESAGIHRIDYISIADTETFKEVSIIKHRALYAVACFVGKTRLIDNTILEE encoded by the coding sequence ATGAAGATAATAAAAACAGTAAAAGAGATGCAGAGCCAGGCAGATGACATAAGAAGGGAAAACAGAAAGATAGGCTTTGTCCCTACCATGGGATATCTCCATGAAGGTCACCTTGCACTCGTGAAAAAGGCAAGGGAGATAAGTGATGTGGTTGTGGTGAGTATCTTTGTGAACCCTACCCAGTTCGGACCAACAGAAGACCTGGATAAATACCCCAGGGATTTTGAAAGAGACAGGGCACTCCTTGAATCAGAAAAAACAGATATAATATTTTTCCCTGATGCAAACGAGATGTATCCTCAAGGGTATTCCACATATGTCCAGGTAAGGGGTCTTGAGGATTATCTATGCGGTATGACAAGAAAGGGTCATTTTATAGGGGTTGCGACAGTGGTGGCAAAATTATTTAACATTGTAAAACCCCATTATGCTGTCTTCGGTATGAAGGACTTCCAGCAGTTAAAGATTATAGAAAGGATGGTCAAAGACCTCAATATGGACTTAGAGATCATTCCCTATCCCACAGTAAGGGAAAAAGATGGCCTTGCCATGAGTTCAAGAAATACCTATCTGAATCCTCAGGAAAGGGAAAAGGCACTCATTATATACAAATCCATAGAAACCCTTAAAGAGATGTTTAAACAAGGGGTGAGAGATGCAGATACATTAAAGAAAAAGGCAAAAGAGATGATTGAATCAGCAGGTATCCATAGGATCGATTATATAAGCATAGCAGATACAGAAACATTCAAAGAGGTATCTATAATAAAACACAGGGCACTATATGCCGTCGCATGCTTTGTCGGCAAGACAAGGTTAATTGATAACACAATCTTGGAGGAATAA
- a CDS encoding aspartate 1-decarboxylase, which translates to MQKIMMKSKIHRARVTESNLHYEGSITIDETLMEQADILPYEQVQIYNVTNGERFTTYAIKGEKNSGIICINGAAAHKAKKDDLIIIVSYAGYDEKELATFKPKKVYVDDNNMVKTQLRLVN; encoded by the coding sequence ATGCAAAAGATCATGATGAAATCAAAAATCCATAGGGCAAGGGTTACAGAGAGTAACCTCCATTATGAAGGCAGCATTACCATAGATGAGACACTTATGGAACAGGCGGATATCCTTCCCTATGAGCAGGTTCAGATATATAATGTGACAAATGGTGAGCGCTTTACCACATATGCCATAAAAGGAGAGAAAAACTCAGGTATCATTTGTATAAATGGCGCTGCTGCCCATAAGGCAAAAAAGGATGACCTCATAATCATTGTAAGCTATGCTGGTTATGATGAAAAAGAACTTGCCACATTCAAGCCTAAAAAGGTATACGTAGACGACAACAACATGGTAAAGACCCAGTTGAGGCTCGTAAACTGA
- a CDS encoding flavin reductase family protein, whose protein sequence is MKRSLGPKPVVYPAPVFVIGTFDSSGKANAMTVAWGGICCSRPPCIGISLRKATYTYNNIMVRRSFTVNIPSERYVKEVDYLGIYSGREHDKFAYTGLTSVKGTMVDAPYIDEFPLVLECSLIKNIELGLHTLFIGEIKDIKVDEAVMTEDNLIDIEKVRPIVYAPELRKYFQIGRFLGKSFSIGKKD, encoded by the coding sequence ATGAAAAGGTCTTTAGGTCCAAAACCCGTTGTATATCCTGCACCTGTATTTGTTATAGGGACCTTTGACAGCTCAGGCAAGGCAAATGCCATGACAGTAGCCTGGGGAGGCATATGCTGCTCTCGGCCACCATGTATAGGTATATCCTTGAGAAAAGCCACATATACATATAATAATATTATGGTTCGCAGGTCATTTACAGTAAATATACCCTCTGAGAGATATGTAAAAGAGGTTGATTATCTCGGTATATATTCAGGCAGGGAGCATGACAAGTTTGCCTATACAGGTTTAACGTCTGTTAAAGGGACTATGGTTGATGCTCCTTACATAGATGAGTTTCCTTTGGTCCTTGAATGTAGCCTTATAAAGAATATTGAATTAGGTCTCCATACCCTTTTTATAGGCGAGATTAAGGATATAAAGGTAGATGAGGCTGTCATGACTGAAGATAATCTCATAGATATAGAAAAGGTAAGACCTATTGTCTATGCCCCAGAACTGAGAAAATATTTTCAGATAGGGCGCTTTCTTGGCAAGTCTTTCTCCATAGGGAAGAAAGACTAA
- the rnc gene encoding ribonuclease III, whose translation MMFPTAIEEKIGYVFRDRELLNQAITHSSFFNEKRDIRRSDNEKLEYLGDAVLNCIISIILYKKYKDKHEGFLSNARSCLVRRDTLTEITKNLNFMDHLNYGNGRNCNVPEESKVLSNMLEALIGAVYLDGGFIKTRKVIKKLFEPYFTEERITKKSPKNMLQEYSQKRWGILPQYKFTRKTKNGFTVNVYLGRDYRAKGQGKTKKEAQQQAAMVMLEMLQVR comes from the coding sequence ATGATGTTTCCCACTGCCATCGAGGAAAAGATAGGATATGTATTTAGAGATAGGGAATTATTGAATCAGGCTATAACCCATAGCTCATTTTTTAATGAAAAAAGGGATATAAGAAGATCAGATAATGAAAAACTTGAGTATCTTGGTGATGCTGTCCTGAATTGTATAATCAGTATAATCCTGTATAAAAAATATAAAGACAAACATGAAGGATTTTTGAGCAATGCCAGGTCATGCCTTGTTCGCAGGGATACCCTAACTGAGATAACAAAAAATTTAAACTTTATGGACCATCTAAATTACGGTAATGGCAGAAACTGTAACGTGCCGGAGGAGTCAAAGGTTTTATCGAATATGCTTGAGGCATTGATAGGTGCGGTGTATCTCGATGGTGGTTTTATTAAAACCAGAAAGGTAATAAAGAAACTTTTTGAGCCTTATTTTACCGAGGAGAGAATCACTAAAAAAAGCCCAAAGAATATGCTTCAGGAGTATTCGCAGAAGAGATGGGGTATACTCCCTCAATATAAGTTTACAAGAAAGACAAAAAACGGGTTTACTGTAAATGTATATCTTGGAAGAGACTATAGGGCAAAGGGTCAGGGCAAGACAAAAAAAGAGGCGCAGCAGCAGGCAGCAATGGTAATGCTTGAGATGCTTCAGGTGAGATAG